The Cytobacillus oceanisediminis genomic interval GAATTATTCCAGTATAAAGCTATACTTAGGCAAAAAAAGAGAATGGCTATTTTGGCCATTCTCTCTTTCCTATTAATTGCTGAATTGATCCCATTTGTCTTTCAGGAATCTGCCGAATGCCTCGAGTTCCTGCTTGCCTTCTCTCAATTTTTCCTTCCAGATTGGAAGATCTTCTCTTATTTTGCCTTCAAATTTTTCAGCCTGTTCTTTAATGGTTTGTCCAATTTCTTCTGTTAATTCTTTTTTTTCCAGCTTTTCGTTTACCGATTTAGTAGTAAATTCCCCTTCCTGCATATATGGCAGGCTAGATTCCATAATCGCCCTAAAAACAGGTACAGCTGTTTCAGAGCTGCTTTTTGAAAGATAATGTTCCCTGTCTGTCTGGTCATACCCCAGCCAAACGGCGCCAACCAAATTCGGTGTATAACCTACAAACCATTGGTCTTTCGTTCCGTTAATGTCTTTATAAGGAAGCTGGGTTGATCCCGTTTTTCCGGCGATTTGAACTCCTTCGATCTTCGTTGCGCTGCCTGTGCCCGTTTCAACCACATTTAACAGCATGGATGTCATTTGATTCGATACCGTTTTCGTCGTAACTTTAACTGTTTCCTTATCGCGTTCGGCAATGATGCTGCCTGTTGGGCCAACTATTTTCGTAATTAAATGGGCATCTTGCCTCTTTCCGCCATTTGGAAATGCCGCATATGCTTCTGCCAGCTTTAAGGGTGAGACCCCTTTTCTCATTCCGCCTAAGGCAATCCCTAAATATTCATCTTCTTTTTCCAGCGGTATGCCGAACCTGTCAAGCGCATCCAGCCCTTTATCAAGTCCTATTTCATTAAGGAGCCAAACGGCTGGGACATTGATAGAATCTTCCACAGCTTTATACATGGACACTTCGCCCGCATATTGTCCGGAAGCATTAGCTGGAGTGTAATCTCCATATGTTACTTGTTCATCTTTTAGCATGGATGTTGGTGAGTAGCCTTCTTCAAGTGCAGGTGTGTAGACCGCTAATGGCTTGAGTGTTGATCCAGGCTGGGCTTTGATGTGTGTGGCCCTGTTGAATCCTCTGAACACATGTTCACCTCTGCCGCCGACAAGCCCTCTGACACCTCCTGAAGCAGGATCAAGAAGGACAGCACCACTCTGGACGATTTCTCCATTCATGCCTGGAGGGAAGATTGAATCCTTTTCATAAACATTTTCCAGGCTTGATTGCAGATTCTGATCCATTTCCGTATAAATTTTGTACCCTCTTGTAAAAATCTCTTCCTGGGTTAATCCGTACTTATTTATAGCTTCATCTAGGACGGCATCAACATAGTAAGGGTATTTTCTTTCTTGCTTGCTTCGTGTCCCTTCCTTTAATTGGATCTTTTCATTTACAGCGTTCTCATACTCTTCAGCTGAAATCATCTTGTGCTCTTTCATCTTTCCAAGGACAACATTCCTTCTTTTCATTGCCCGTTCGTAGTGATTGTAAGGATCGAGTGCAGAAGGCGATTGGAGCAATCCTGCAAGCAGTGCACTCTCGCTTATGCTCAGTTCCTTTGGGGTTTTGCTGAAATACTTATTGGATGCCTGTTCGATTCCCCATGAACCGCTTCCGAAATATACCTGATTTAAATACATTTGCAGGATTTCATTTTTTTTATAATTTTTTTCGATTTCTACGGCCAGAAACAGTTCTTCAGCTTTTCGCTTGTAAGTCTGTTCAGGGGAAAGCAAAGCATTTTTGGCCAGCTGCTGAGTAATGGTACTTCCTCCGCCGGTAATGCCGCCTGCAAATAAATTGCCAAAAAAGGCTCTGGCAATGCCTTTGATATCGAAACCGTTATGCTTATAAAAGCGTTCATCTTCAATTGCAATAACGGCATTGCCAACATGATCCGGCAATTCTTCAATATTTGCACCCTCTGCCCTATTTTCCGCAAGACTTGCAGCAGTATCACCGTCTTTATCGTAAATAACAGTTGACTGCCTTAAACCTTCTTTTAAGGTCTCCACGTTTGCTGTTGCTGCCAGAAACGCAAAAAATAGAATGGTTAAAAGTATTATTGTTAGTGTTAAAAGAAGCAGAATTTGTGTCAGGTGCTTTTTGCGCCAAAACCCTGCAAAAGCTTCTTTGAAACGCTGAAATTTTTCCATGGTGACTCCTTCTCTAATTCTCTAAGTTTCATTATTATATCCCCTTATTATATATTAAACGAATAAACTCTATAAAAAGTTTCAACTTCAAAAGTAAGGAACGAACACTTCTGTTCATCCCCTTACACTATTTTTATTAATTTTTGGTATCCAGAGGTTTTATTCTTGCCTCGATTTCCTCCCGCCTGTTTTCAATATATGGAGGAAGTGCAAGCATTTCTCCCAATTGGTCAAAAGGTTCATCTGCTTCGAATCCAGGTCCATCTGTTGCCAGCTCGAAAAGAATACCGTTCGGTTCCCGGAAATATAAAGATTTGAAATAATACCTCTCTACAAAACCAGAGCTGGCAATCCGCAATTCTTTCAGTTTTCGTACCCAGTTTCTTAATTCATCTTCATTTTCTACCCGAAAAGCAACATGATGGACACTTCCCCTGCCTGGGCGCTGCTGTGGCAAGTCATGGCGTTCTTTAATATGGATTTCTGCTCCGTTTCCTCCTTCACCGGTTTCAAATACGACTACAGTGTCGTCATCCAAAGAATATTCTCCTATTCTCCGATATTCCATTACTTCTGTAAGCAGGTTTGCGGTGGGTGCGAGCTCAGAGACGGTGAGCATTACGGGTCCGAGCCCGATTATTCCATGGTTTGGAGGAACGGCAGCTCTATCCCATGGCCTCCCACCTTTTACTCCTTTATTATTTTGATCGGAAATCAGGGCCAAACGCTGGCCTTCGAAATCTTCAAAGAACAGCATCTTCTTTCCGTTTACTTCTCTTATTTCTTCATGTAAAACATCTTGTTCTGACAGTCTCTTTTTCCAATAAATAAGCGATTCATCAGATGACACTCGCAGAAATGTACAAGTTATACTGTCCGTCCCCCTGTAAGTGCGGCCAGCATTTTTGATTTCAAAAAATGTTAAGTCAGTGCCAGGGTTACCCCTTTCATCTGCATAAAATAAATGATACATCGTGGTATCGTCCTGGTTTACTGTCTTCTTAACAAG includes:
- a CDS encoding ring-cleaving dioxygenase; this translates as MNMKPLKGQHHVSAITANAQKNYEFYTRILGMRLVKKTVNQDDTTMYHLFYADERGNPGTDLTFFEIKNAGRTYRGTDSITCTFLRVSSDESLIYWKKRLSEQDVLHEEIREVNGKKMLFFEDFEGQRLALISDQNNKGVKGGRPWDRAAVPPNHGIIGLGPVMLTVSELAPTANLLTEVMEYRRIGEYSLDDDTVVVFETGEGGNGAEIHIKERHDLPQQRPGRGSVHHVAFRVENEDELRNWVRKLKELRIASSGFVERYYFKSLYFREPNGILFELATDGPGFEADEPFDQLGEMLALPPYIENRREEIEARIKPLDTKN
- a CDS encoding transglycosylase domain-containing protein, which encodes MEKFQRFKEAFAGFWRKKHLTQILLLLTLTIILLTILFFAFLAATANVETLKEGLRQSTVIYDKDGDTAASLAENRAEGANIEELPDHVGNAVIAIEDERFYKHNGFDIKGIARAFFGNLFAGGITGGGSTITQQLAKNALLSPEQTYKRKAEELFLAVEIEKNYKKNEILQMYLNQVYFGSGSWGIEQASNKYFSKTPKELSISESALLAGLLQSPSALDPYNHYERAMKRRNVVLGKMKEHKMISAEEYENAVNEKIQLKEGTRSKQERKYPYYVDAVLDEAINKYGLTQEEIFTRGYKIYTEMDQNLQSSLENVYEKDSIFPPGMNGEIVQSGAVLLDPASGGVRGLVGGRGEHVFRGFNRATHIKAQPGSTLKPLAVYTPALEEGYSPTSMLKDEQVTYGDYTPANASGQYAGEVSMYKAVEDSINVPAVWLLNEIGLDKGLDALDRFGIPLEKEDEYLGIALGGMRKGVSPLKLAEAYAAFPNGGKRQDAHLITKIVGPTGSIIAERDKETVKVTTKTVSNQMTSMLLNVVETGTGSATKIEGVQIAGKTGSTQLPYKDINGTKDQWFVGYTPNLVGAVWLGYDQTDREHYLSKSSSETAVPVFRAIMESSLPYMQEGEFTTKSVNEKLEKKELTEEIGQTIKEQAEKFEGKIREDLPIWKEKLREGKQELEAFGRFLKDKWDQFSN